In Acomys russatus chromosome 9, mAcoRus1.1, whole genome shotgun sequence, the following are encoded in one genomic region:
- the Slc6a3 gene encoding sodium-dependent dopamine transporter → MSKSKCSVGPMSSVVAPAKEPNAMGPREVELILVKEQNGVQLTNSTLINPPQTPAEAQERETWSKKIDFLLSVIGFAVDLANVWRFPYLCYKNGGGAFLVPYLLFMVIAGMPLFYMELALGQFNREGAAGVWKICPILKGVGFTVILISFYVGFFYNVIIAWALHYFFSSFTMDLPWIHCNNTWNSPNCSDAHPSNSSDGVGLNDTFGTTPAAEYFERGVLHLHQSRGIDDLGPPRWQLTACLVLVIVLLYFSLWKGVKTSGKVVWITATMPYVVLTALLLRGVTLPGAMDGIRAYLSVDFYRLCEASVWIDAATQVCFSLGVGFGVLIAFSSYNKFTNNCYRDAIITTSINSLTSFSSGFVVFSFLGYMAQKHNVPIRDVATDGPGLIFIIYPEAIATLPLSSAWAAVFFLMLLTLGIDSAMGGMESVITGLVDEFQLLHRHRELFTLGIVLATFLLSLFCVTNGGIYVFTLLDHFAAGTSILFGVLIEAIGVAWFYGVQQFSDDIKQMTGQRPNLYWRLCWKLVSPCFLLYVVVVSIVTFRPPHYGAYIFPDWANALGWIIATSSMAMVPIYATYKFCSLPGSFREKLAYAITPEKDRQLVDRGEVRQFTLRHWLLV, encoded by the exons ATGAGTAAAAGCAAATGCTCCGTGGGACCAATGTCCTCCGTGGTGGCCCCAGCTAAAGAGCCCAATGCCATGGGCCCCAGAGAGGTGGAGCTCATCCTGGTCAAGGAGCAGAACGGAGTGCAGCTGACCAATTCCACCCTCATCAACCCACCACAGACACCAGCGGAGGCTCAAGAGCGAGAGACCTGGAGCAAAAAAATTGATTTCCTGCTATCTGTCATTGGCTTTGCTGTGGACCTGGCCAACGTCTGGCGGTTTCCCTACCTGTGCTACAAAAATGGTGGAG GTGCCTTCCTGGTGCCCTACCTGCTCTTCATGGTTATTGCTGGGATGCCACTCTTCTACATGGAGCTGGCTCTCGGGCAGTTCAACAGAGAAGGAGCTGCCGGTGTCTGGAAGATCTGCCCTATCCTGAAAG GTGTGGGCTTCACTGTCATCCTCATCTCTTTCTACGTGGGCTTCTTCTACAATGTCATCATCGCGTGGGCACTGCActacttcttctcctccttcaccaTGGACCTCCCATGGATCCACTGCAACAACACCTGGAACAGCCCTAACTGCTCTGATGCCCATCCCAGCAACTCTAGTGATGGCGTGGGCCTCAATGACACCTTTGGGACCACTCCCGCTGCTGAGTACTTTGA GCGTGGTGTGCTGCACCTCCACCAGAGCCGCGGCATTGATGACCTGGGCCCTCCAcggtggcagctcacagcctgccTGGTGCTGGTCATTGTCCTGCTCTACTTCAGCCTGTGGAAGGGAGTGAAGACCTCAGGGAAG GTGGTGTGGATCACAGCTACCATGCCCTATGTGGTCCTCACAGCCCTGCTTCTGCGTGGGGTTACCCTCCCTGGAGCCATGGATGGCATCAGAGCCTACCTCAGTGTGGACTTCTACCGTCTCTGTGAAGCATCA GTGTGGATCGATGCTGCCACCCAGGTGTGCTTCTCCCTCGGCGTTGGTTTTGGGGTGCTGATTGCCTTCTCCAGTTACAATAAGTTCACCAACAACTGCTATCG AGATGCGATCATCACCACCTCCATTAACTCCCTGACAAGCTTCTCCTCTGGCTTCGTCGTCTTCTCCTTCCTGGGGTACATGGCACAGAAGCACAATGTGCCCATCAGGGATGTGGCCACAGACG GCCCTGGGTTGATCTTCATCATCTACCCTGAGGCAATTGCCACACTCCCCCTGTCTTCGGCCTGGGCTGCCGTCTTCTTCCTCATGCTCCTCACACTGGGTATCGACAGCGCT ATGGGGGGCATGGAGTCTGTGATCACAGGGCTCGTCGATGAGTTCCAGCTGCTGCACCGTCATCGCGAGCTCTTCACTCTTGGCATTGTCCTCGCCACCTTCCTGCTGTCTCTCTTCTGCGTCACCAAC GGTGGCATCTATGTCTTTACACTGCTGGACCACTTTGCGGCTGGCACGTCCATCCTCTTTGGTGTGCTCATTGAAGCCATTGGGGTGGCCTGGTTCTATG GCGTCCAGCAATTCAGCGATGACATCAAGCAGATGACAGGGCAGCGACCCAACCTGTACTGGCGGTTATGCTGGAAGCTGGTCAGTCCCTGCTTCCTCCTG TATGTGGTCGTGGTCAGCATTGTGACCTTCAGACCCCCGCACTATGGAGCCTACATCTTCCCAGACTGGGCCAATGCCCTGGGCTGGATCATCGCCACATCCTCTATGGCCATGGTGCCTATCTATGCCACCTATAAGTTCTGCAGCCTGCCAGGGTCCTTCCGAGAG AAACTGGCCTATGCCATCACGCCTGAGAAAGACCGCCAACTAGTGGACAGAGGGGAGGTGCGCCAATTCACG